One window of Buchnera aphidicola genomic DNA carries:
- the trpS gene encoding tryptophan--tRNA ligase: MLELKKKSVMFTGIQPTGSLTLGNYCGTMCSWGNLQKYYQCFFCVADLHALMSTGKKRAKYHSSKKILDMVALYLSCGVDPENNVIFVQSQIHTHSQLYWLLSNFCYFGELSRMTQFKQKSKHSQVDINLSLFCYPVLMAADILLYQTSYVSVGLDQKQHLELAQNIARRFNKLYGGIFTIPRVLINPTGFRVMALQDPQKKMSKSDANVNNTIFLLDDINIVRSKLKRSLTDSDFPAQVIYDPQRKPGVSNLLSIFSSLAEKTISQIELEFKDHQYSSFKQQLSDLVCDRISMIQKLYFSFRKDEDYLIDILKFGKKKAIHYSTENLYKVFKALDL; this comes from the coding sequence ATGCTAGAATTAAAAAAAAAAAGCGTAATGTTTACCGGCATACAGCCGACCGGATCATTGACTCTAGGGAATTATTGCGGAACTATGTGTAGTTGGGGTAATTTACAAAAATATTATCAGTGTTTTTTTTGTGTTGCTGATTTACATGCTTTAATGTCTACTGGAAAAAAACGCGCAAAATATCATTCTTCTAAAAAAATATTAGATATGGTAGCGCTGTATTTATCATGCGGGGTAGATCCCGAAAATAACGTTATTTTCGTACAATCTCAAATTCATACTCATAGCCAACTATATTGGCTTTTAAGTAATTTTTGTTATTTTGGTGAATTGTCTAGAATGACTCAATTTAAACAAAAATCAAAACATAGTCAAGTCGACATTAACTTGTCTTTATTTTGTTATCCGGTCCTTATGGCTGCTGACATTTTATTGTATCAAACAAGTTATGTTTCAGTAGGTTTAGATCAAAAACAACATCTAGAGTTAGCGCAAAATATTGCGCGCCGGTTTAATAAACTATACGGAGGTATTTTTACTATTCCGCGCGTTTTAATAAATCCTACGGGTTTTCGCGTTATGGCTCTACAAGATCCACAAAAAAAAATGTCTAAATCAGATGCCAATGTCAACAATACAATTTTTTTATTAGATGACATTAATATTGTACGCTCGAAATTAAAGAGATCTTTAACTGATTCCGATTTTCCAGCTCAAGTTATATACGATCCCCAAAGAAAGCCGGGAGTTTCCAATTTATTATCAATTTTTTCATCTCTTGCCGAAAAGACTATTTCTCAAATAGAACTTGAGTTTAAAGATCACCAATATTCTAGTTTTAAGCAACAATTATCAGACCTAGTATGTGACCGAATATCTATGATTCAAAAATTATATTTCAGTTTCAGAAAAGATGAAGATTATTTAATTGATATTTTAAAATTTGGAAAAAAAAAAGCTATACATTATAGTACAGAAAATTTGTATAAAGTTTTTAAGGCCTTGGATTTATAA
- the tusB gene encoding sulfurtransferase complex subunit TusB, with translation MVKIITMLHILLSSPYRLLQSSCLSFSSIKDDLLCAQDGVLLSTMDSIFYEKIDKNFNLIYFLKEDLVARGLLAIAKNKNLILVSYDGFVYLTLGHNNNITW, from the coding sequence ATGGTAAAAATTATAACTATGTTGCATATCTTGTTAAGTTCACCTTATAGATTATTGCAGTCTTCTTGTTTATCTTTTAGTTCCATAAAAGATGATTTGCTGTGCGCGCAAGATGGTGTTTTGTTAAGTACGATGGATAGTATTTTTTATGAAAAAATAGACAAAAATTTTAATTTAATTTATTTTTTAAAGGAAGATTTAGTTGCCAGGGGTTTATTAGCTATAGCTAAAAATAAAAATTTGATTTTAGTTAGTTATGATGGTTTTGTATATTTAACACTTGGTCATAATAATAATATAACTTGGTGA
- the tusC gene encoding sulfurtransferase complex subunit TusC has product MVIVLYSSNYDFIRNSNKSIAFIFSSSPYGENLGREGLDFIISCSLAIKKIALFFIDDGVLQLMLFQQPKYIYSHNYSISFKVLLLYDLQDFFFVKNQLISGD; this is encoded by the coding sequence ATGGTGATCGTATTGTACAGTTCTAATTATGATTTTATTCGTAATTCAAATAAATCGATAGCTTTTATTTTTTCTAGCTCTCCATATGGAGAGAATCTCGGTAGAGAGGGATTGGATTTTATTATTTCTTGTTCGCTTGCGATAAAAAAAATAGCTTTATTTTTTATTGACGACGGCGTATTACAGCTAATGCTGTTTCAGCAACCAAAATATATTTATTCTCATAATTATTCTATTTCTTTTAAGGTTCTGCTGCTATATGATTTACAAGATTTTTTTTTTGTAAAAAATCAGCTTATAAGCGGGGATTAA
- the rpe gene encoding ribulose-phosphate 3-epimerase, whose translation MKNFLLVPSILSANFCNLGQEIQLILQAGCDLIHFDVMDNHYVPNFTMGPMILRSIQDNGIQVFFDVHLMASPVDAILSLFSNLNIKFITIHPETTNHLDKTIRLIKQMGYGAGVALNPSTPLTCLDYIMEELDLILVMAVNPGFGGQCFLTHIFKKIRHVRRLINQSNKSILLSVDGGINIFNVADIIKAGADVVVVGSSIFKSSDYVHTIQNFKNAVL comes from the coding sequence ATGAAAAATTTTTTATTAGTTCCATCTATTTTATCTGCTAATTTTTGTAATTTAGGGCAAGAAATTCAATTAATTTTACAGGCAGGTTGTGATTTAATTCACTTTGATGTAATGGATAATCATTATGTGCCGAATTTTACAATGGGTCCGATGATACTCAGATCTATTCAAGATAACGGAATTCAGGTATTTTTTGACGTGCATTTAATGGCTTCTCCAGTAGATGCGATACTTTCGTTGTTTTCTAATTTAAATATTAAATTTATTACTATTCATCCAGAAACAACTAATCATTTAGATAAAACAATACGACTAATAAAGCAAATGGGTTATGGGGCAGGAGTCGCTCTTAATCCGTCGACTCCTTTAACTTGCTTAGATTATATTATGGAAGAACTAGATTTAATTTTAGTAATGGCTGTAAATCCGGGTTTTGGAGGTCAATGCTTTTTGACTCATATATTTAAAAAAATTCGACATGTGCGCAGACTAATTAATCAAAGCAATAAAAGTATTTTGTTATCAGTTGATGGCGGAATCAATATTTTTAATGTTGCAGACATTATTAAAGCGGGTGCTGATGTTGTCGTCGTGGGTTCTTCTATTTTTAAGTCATCCGATTATGTGCATACAATTCAAAATTTTAAAAATGCTGTTCTTTGA
- the fusA gene encoding elongation factor G — translation MARITPVAQYRNIGISAHIDAGKTTTTERILFYTGVNHKIGEVHDGAATMDWMAQEQERGITITSAATTTFWSGMANQFSSHRINIIDTPGHVDFTIEVERSMRVLDGVVMIYCAVGGVQPQSETVWRQANKYRVPRIAFVNKMDRTGANFLKVVEQIRTRLHTLAVPIQLSIGSEEKFLGVIDLVKMKAIKWSENDQGITFQYYEIPQDLLCISKKWHKNLVEIAAEADDSLMEKYLHNEYLEEKDIKRGLRKRALNNEITLITCGSAFKNKGVQALLDAVIDYLPSPKDIKETKDFIDKLASPVLSRSANDKHPFSALAFKIASDAFVGNLTFFRVYSGIVRSGDVVLNSVKSHTERFGRIVQMHANKREEIKEVRSGDIAAAIGLKNVTTGDTLCDVNHPIILEKMDFPEPVISIAVEPKTKVDQEKMGLALNRLAKEDPSFKVWTDHESNQTIVAGMGELHLEIIIDRMKREFKVDANVGKPQVAYRETILNKVEDIEGKHIKQSGGRGQYGHVVIDLFPLTSDKKCYSFVNDIKGGAIPGEYISAIDKGIQEQLKSGPLAGYPVVNVGVRLHDGSYHDVDSSELAFKLAASYAFKSAFKQANPVLLEPIMQVEVETPEEYMGDVIGDINRRRGIIEGMSDDTLGGKSIKAHIPLSEMFGYATDLRSQTQGRASYSMEFMKYTAAPSTICDTIISK, via the coding sequence ATGGCACGAATAACGCCTGTTGCCCAATACAGAAATATAGGAATTAGCGCACATATAGATGCAGGTAAAACAACTACAACAGAACGCATATTATTTTATACTGGGGTTAATCATAAAATTGGAGAGGTGCACGATGGCGCAGCTACTATGGATTGGATGGCTCAAGAACAAGAAAGAGGGATCACAATTACTTCAGCTGCAACTACTACTTTTTGGTCTGGTATGGCTAATCAGTTTTCATCGCATAGAATTAACATTATAGATACTCCGGGCCATGTAGATTTTACGATTGAAGTTGAGCGATCGATGCGCGTATTAGATGGAGTTGTCATGATTTATTGTGCGGTTGGAGGGGTTCAGCCGCAATCAGAAACAGTATGGAGGCAAGCGAATAAATATCGCGTACCTAGGATTGCTTTTGTAAATAAAATGGATCGAACAGGAGCTAATTTTTTAAAAGTAGTTGAGCAGATTCGTACTAGGTTGCATACGCTTGCTGTTCCAATTCAGTTATCAATTGGCTCTGAAGAAAAATTTTTAGGTGTGATTGATTTAGTTAAAATGAAAGCGATAAAATGGTCAGAAAATGATCAAGGGATAACTTTCCAATATTATGAAATTCCACAAGATTTATTGTGTATTTCTAAAAAATGGCATAAGAATTTAGTTGAAATTGCTGCCGAAGCAGATGATTCGCTTATGGAAAAATATTTACATAATGAGTATTTAGAAGAAAAAGATATTAAAAGAGGTCTCCGAAAAAGAGCTTTAAATAATGAAATTACATTGATAACTTGCGGATCAGCATTTAAAAATAAAGGAGTTCAAGCTCTCTTAGATGCGGTAATCGATTATTTACCTTCACCGAAGGATATTAAGGAAACTAAAGATTTTATTGATAAATTAGCGTCTCCTGTTTTATCTAGAAGCGCAAATGATAAGCATCCTTTCTCTGCTCTTGCCTTTAAAATTGCGTCAGATGCATTCGTTGGAAATTTAACTTTTTTTCGTGTTTATTCCGGAATCGTTCGATCAGGTGATGTTGTATTAAATTCTGTAAAATCACACACCGAACGGTTTGGCCGAATTGTTCAAATGCATGCAAATAAACGTGAAGAGATAAAAGAAGTTCGTTCTGGAGATATTGCAGCAGCAATCGGTTTAAAAAATGTAACGACCGGAGATACATTGTGTGATGTCAACCATCCTATTATTTTAGAAAAAATGGACTTCCCTGAACCTGTGATTTCAATTGCTGTAGAACCAAAAACTAAAGTAGATCAAGAAAAAATGGGTTTGGCGTTGAATAGATTAGCGAAGGAAGATCCTTCTTTTAAGGTATGGACCGATCATGAGTCTAATCAAACTATTGTAGCAGGAATGGGTGAGTTACATTTAGAAATTATTATTGATCGCATGAAACGCGAATTTAAGGTAGATGCTAATGTTGGAAAACCGCAAGTAGCCTATCGAGAAACAATTTTAAATAAAGTAGAAGATATTGAAGGAAAACATATCAAACAGTCTGGAGGCAGAGGGCAGTATGGACATGTAGTAATTGATTTATTTCCATTAACATCTGATAAAAAATGTTATTCATTTGTTAATGATATTAAAGGGGGCGCTATTCCCGGAGAATACATCTCTGCCATTGACAAAGGTATTCAAGAACAATTAAAGTCAGGACCTTTAGCTGGTTATCCTGTTGTAAATGTAGGGGTTCGTTTACACGATGGCTCGTATCATGATGTTGATTCTTCTGAATTAGCGTTTAAACTAGCGGCGTCATATGCGTTTAAATCAGCTTTCAAGCAGGCTAACCCTGTTTTGCTAGAACCGATTATGCAAGTAGAAGTAGAAACTCCTGAAGAGTATATGGGTGATGTTATTGGCGATATTAATCGTCGTCGAGGAATTATTGAAGGTATGTCTGATGATACGCTAGGCGGAAAAAGTATTAAAGCTCATATTCCGTTATCGGAAATGTTTGGATATGCAACTGATTTGAGGTCGCAGACTCAAGGAAGAGCCTCTTATTCCATGGAATTTATGAAGTATACTGCAGCTCCTTCTACAATTTGTGATACTATTATATCAAAGTAA
- the rpsJ gene encoding 30S ribosomal protein S10 — translation MQNQRIRIRLKAFDYRLIDQSTTEIVDTAKRTGAKVLGPIPLPTRKERFTILVSPHVNKDARDQYEIRTHKRLIDIVQPTEKTVDALMRLDLAAGVDVQISLG, via the coding sequence ATGCAGAATCAAAGAATTCGTATTCGATTAAAAGCTTTCGACTACCGTTTAATTGATCAATCAACTACAGAAATTGTAGATACAGCGAAACGAACTGGAGCAAAAGTGCTGGGACCTATCCCTTTACCTACTCGAAAAGAAAGATTTACTATTTTAGTATCACCTCATGTAAATAAAGATGCTCGTGATCAATACGAAATTAGAACACACAAACGATTAATTGATATTGTACAACCAACAGAAAAAACTGTTGATGCTTTAATGCGATTAGATCTTGCAGCCGGCGTTGATGTACAAATTAGTTTGGGGTAA
- the aroB gene encoding 3-dehydroquinate synthase, protein MVKIIHVPLNQNSYNIYIGSKLLTNLDILSSFFKKKNSVLITNDTIQNIFCSKKNPCVFNVIKHIPYFIIQDGEMYKTLTVVEKILSFLLKKAYGRDLTLIALGGGVVGDITGFVASIYQRGVNFIQIPTTLLAQVDASIGGKTGVNHILGKNMIGTFWQPQGVFVDINFLSSLPKQHLIAGMAEIIKYAIIFEKTFFIWLEQNISNILDLQEEALLHCIKKCCALKSKVVQEDEKEVNGLRIFLNLGHSFAHAIEAYTGYGNWLHGNAVSVGIVIASYVSYFSNFLNKHDLLSIIKILYITGLPIRGPKKMLPQDYISLMSRDKKVLNNTMRFVLPFSIGKVKTVSFVDTNVLLRAIQASQVETYSFVY, encoded by the coding sequence ATGGTAAAGATAATACATGTTCCTTTAAACCAAAATAGTTATAATATATATATTGGTTCTAAATTATTAACGAATTTAGATATTTTGTCTAGTTTTTTTAAAAAAAAAAATAGTGTATTAATTACGAATGATACTATTCAAAATATCTTTTGTAGTAAAAAAAACCCATGTGTTTTTAATGTAATTAAACATATCCCTTATTTTATTATCCAAGATGGAGAAATGTATAAAACTTTAACTGTAGTTGAAAAAATATTATCTTTTTTATTAAAAAAAGCTTATGGGCGTGATTTAACATTAATAGCATTGGGTGGAGGAGTTGTTGGAGATATTACTGGTTTTGTTGCTTCTATATACCAAAGAGGTGTTAATTTTATTCAAATTCCAACAACTTTGTTAGCACAAGTAGATGCTTCCATTGGTGGAAAAACAGGCGTAAATCATATTTTAGGAAAAAATATGATAGGTACTTTCTGGCAACCACAAGGCGTATTTGTAGATATTAATTTTCTATCTTCTTTACCTAAACAACACTTGATTGCCGGAATGGCGGAAATTATTAAATATGCTATTATTTTTGAAAAGACGTTTTTTATTTGGTTAGAGCAAAATATTTCTAATATATTAGATTTGCAAGAAGAGGCGTTGTTACATTGTATAAAAAAATGCTGCGCCTTGAAGTCTAAAGTTGTTCAAGAAGATGAAAAAGAAGTTAATGGTTTAAGGATTTTTTTAAATTTAGGTCACAGCTTTGCTCATGCCATTGAAGCTTATACGGGTTACGGAAACTGGTTACACGGTAATGCGGTGTCTGTGGGTATTGTTATCGCTTCTTATGTATCTTATTTTTCTAATTTTTTAAATAAACATGATTTATTAAGTATAATAAAAATTTTATATATCACAGGTTTGCCTATACGCGGACCTAAAAAAATGTTACCTCAAGATTATATTTCCTTAATGTCAAGAGATAAAAAGGTTTTAAACAATACTATGCGGTTTGTGCTGCCTTTTTCAATCGGAAAAGTCAAGACCGTTTCATTCGTGGATACAAATGTTTTACTACGTGCTATTCAAGCGAGTCAAGTAGAGACGTATAGTTTTGTATATTAA
- the aroK gene encoding shikimate kinase AroK: protein MHKQKNIFLVGPMGSGKSTIGYLLSTQLNMKFYDVDQEAETRAGLSICDIFNLKGEPEFRIQEEKIIKELTGEKGIILATGGGSIMSLKSRNLLSSRGIVIYLRTTIHEQLKRVSTNKNRPLLSQNHEISKKTLSSLLEVRSPLYRDIANIIIDTSNRKSGLIISNLLYDLNEFSIFF, encoded by the coding sequence GTGCATAAACAGAAAAACATTTTTTTAGTTGGACCGATGGGCTCAGGAAAGAGTACTATAGGTTATCTGTTATCTACTCAATTAAATATGAAGTTTTACGATGTAGATCAAGAGGCTGAAACAAGAGCGGGATTAAGTATATGTGATATATTTAATTTAAAGGGTGAACCGGAGTTTCGAATTCAAGAAGAAAAAATTATTAAAGAGTTAACAGGCGAAAAGGGTATAATTTTAGCTACCGGCGGAGGATCGATTATGTCACTAAAATCGAGAAATTTATTATCTTCTAGAGGAATTGTTATATATTTGAGAACTACAATTCATGAACAATTAAAAAGAGTAAGTACCAATAAAAATAGACCGTTGCTGTCTCAAAATCATGAAATTAGCAAAAAAACGCTTTCTTCTCTATTAGAGGTAAGATCTCCATTATATAGAGATATCGCTAATATTATTATAGATACTAGTAACAGAAAGTCCGGATTAATTATATCTAATCTCTTGTATGATCTGAATGAGTTTTCTATATTTTTTTAA
- a CDS encoding NfuA family Fe-S biogenesis protein, with the protein MITISRQARRYIIQLLSKQKNETNIRIFINSPGTMHAECGLAYCDNQEIDDACDKKFSFNGFNIYVNRFLVPFLRNTEIDLIQNDLGIQITLKAPHAKSLKISRPVSQLERDIKNFLFVKVNPTLALHGGSVRLIKISSSKVVILQFLGGCNGCSMIDMTLKSGIEAKLMKYFPEITGVQDVTNHVSGQHSYY; encoded by the coding sequence ATGATTACTATCTCTCGTCAAGCTCGTCGATATATAATACAATTATTATCTAAGCAAAAAAATGAAACAAATATTAGAATTTTTATTAATTCACCTGGGACCATGCACGCTGAATGTGGCTTGGCATACTGTGATAATCAAGAGATTGATGATGCTTGTGATAAAAAGTTTTCTTTTAATGGATTTAATATCTACGTTAACAGGTTTTTAGTTCCTTTTTTAAGGAACACTGAAATTGACTTGATTCAAAATGATTTAGGGATTCAAATTACTTTAAAGGCTCCCCATGCAAAATCTTTAAAAATATCGCGACCAGTTTCTCAATTAGAAAGAGATATAAAAAATTTTTTATTCGTTAAAGTTAATCCAACACTTGCGCTGCACGGTGGTTCTGTTCGGCTAATTAAAATTAGTAGTTCTAAAGTCGTCATTCTACAATTTTTAGGAGGTTGTAACGGTTGCTCTATGATAGATATGACATTAAAGTCGGGAATAGAAGCAAAATTAATGAAATATTTTCCAGAGATTACTGGCGTTCAAGATGTTACAAATCATGTTTCAGGACAGCACTCGTATTATTAG
- the tuf gene encoding elongation factor Tu, with translation MSKEKFNRSKPHINVGTIGHVDHGKTTLTAAITTVLSKRFGGTPCAFEQIDNAPEEKARGITINTSHVEYDTELRHYAHVDCPGHADYIKNMITGAAQMDGAILVVAATDGPMPQTREHILLGRQVGVPNIVVFLNKCDMVDDEELLELVEMEVRDLLTQYDFPGDDIPIVRGSALKALEGEKAWEDKIIELANYLDKYIPIPVRAIDAPFLLPIEDVFSISGRGTVVTGRVERGVLKVGEEVEIVGIKATAKTICTGVEMFRKLLDEGRAGENVGILLRGTKREDIERGQVLAKPGTIHPHLKFESEVYVLSKEEGGRHTPFFKGYRPQFYFRTTDVTGSVELPENVEMVMPGDNINMVVTLIHPVAMAEGLRFAIREGGRTVGAGVVIKVIA, from the coding sequence ATGTCCAAAGAAAAATTTAATCGATCTAAGCCGCATATTAATGTGGGAACGATTGGCCACGTAGATCATGGAAAAACTACTTTAACGGCAGCTATTACTACTGTTTTATCCAAGAGATTTGGCGGAACGCCTTGTGCTTTTGAACAAATCGATAATGCTCCAGAAGAAAAAGCTAGAGGTATTACAATTAATACTTCGCATGTAGAGTATGATACTGAACTACGTCATTACGCACATGTAGATTGCCCCGGACATGCTGATTATATAAAAAATATGATTACTGGTGCCGCTCAAATGGACGGAGCTATTTTAGTAGTAGCAGCTACAGACGGTCCCATGCCTCAGACCCGAGAGCATATTTTATTAGGAAGACAAGTCGGCGTACCTAATATTGTTGTTTTTTTAAATAAATGCGATATGGTTGATGATGAAGAGTTATTAGAATTAGTAGAAATGGAAGTTCGAGATTTATTAACGCAATATGATTTTCCAGGAGACGATATCCCTATAGTCCGAGGGTCTGCGCTGAAAGCTCTAGAAGGCGAAAAGGCTTGGGAAGACAAAATTATTGAGCTAGCAAACTATTTAGACAAATATATCCCTATACCCGTTAGAGCCATCGACGCTCCTTTTTTATTACCTATAGAAGATGTTTTTTCGATTTCTGGAAGAGGAACTGTAGTAACAGGTCGTGTTGAAAGGGGCGTTTTAAAAGTTGGAGAAGAGGTTGAAATTGTAGGTATAAAAGCAACAGCTAAGACTATTTGCACAGGTGTTGAAATGTTTCGTAAATTATTGGATGAAGGCCGAGCAGGAGAAAATGTTGGAATTTTGCTTCGCGGAACAAAGCGTGAAGATATTGAGCGCGGTCAAGTACTTGCTAAGCCCGGGACTATTCACCCCCATTTAAAATTTGAATCAGAAGTTTATGTTTTATCTAAAGAAGAAGGGGGTCGACATACTCCGTTTTTTAAAGGTTATCGTCCTCAATTTTACTTCCGTACAACAGATGTAACTGGTTCTGTTGAACTTCCTGAAAACGTTGAGATGGTAATGCCCGGTGATAATATTAATATGGTAGTAACATTAATACACCCCGTTGCTATGGCGGAAGGATTGCGTTTCGCAATTCGTGAGGGAGGGCGTACAGTAGGCGCCGGAGTAGTCATAAAAGTTATTGCATAA
- the rpsG gene encoding 30S ribosomal protein S7 has translation MPRRRIIGQRKILPDPKFSSELLAKFINILMIDGKKSIAENIVYSALSLLSKKKQKKELDVFVSALDNVKPSVEVKSRRVGGSTYQVPVEVRPVRRNALAMRWLVEAARKRKDKSMSLRLFHELADAIDHKGSAVRKREEVHKMADANKAFAHYRW, from the coding sequence ATGCCTCGTCGTCGTATAATAGGACAGCGTAAAATTTTACCGGATCCTAAGTTTTCTTCAGAGTTATTAGCTAAATTCATTAATATATTAATGATAGATGGTAAAAAGTCTATTGCAGAAAATATTGTTTATTCTGCTTTATCGCTGTTATCAAAGAAAAAACAAAAAAAAGAGTTAGATGTTTTCGTATCTGCATTAGATAATGTTAAACCGTCAGTAGAGGTAAAGTCGCGTCGTGTTGGAGGGTCTACCTATCAAGTTCCCGTCGAAGTTCGACCAGTTAGGCGTAATGCTTTAGCTATGCGATGGTTAGTAGAAGCTGCTCGTAAACGGAAGGATAAATCCATGTCTCTGCGATTATTTCACGAATTAGCGGATGCTATTGATCACAAAGGTTCAGCAGTCCGAAAACGCGAAGAAGTGCATAAAATGGCAGATGCCAATAAAGCTTTTGCTCATTATCGTTGGTAA
- the tusD gene encoding sulfurtransferase complex subunit TusD: MNYIVFVTGAPYGTQNSVTAYLFVKSVFLLHHYVKKIFFYSSGVYNANSMIFPSLDEFNILHAWIRLKKKYSCKLCVCPSSSYRRGVLSNKSAIKYGCLQGNFSSHFQWMSSSEMAFNIHHGDRIVQF; the protein is encoded by the coding sequence ATGAATTATATAGTTTTTGTAACAGGAGCTCCTTACGGTACTCAAAATTCTGTGACCGCCTATTTATTTGTTAAATCTGTTTTTTTGTTACATCACTATGTAAAAAAAATTTTTTTTTATTCTTCCGGTGTATATAATGCTAATAGTATGATTTTCCCTTCTCTTGATGAATTTAATATTTTACACGCGTGGATTCGTTTAAAAAAAAAATATTCTTGTAAGTTATGCGTTTGTCCCAGTTCTTCTTATAGAAGAGGCGTTTTGTCAAATAAATCCGCTATTAAATACGGTTGCTTGCAAGGAAATTTTTCTTCACATTTTCAATGGATGAGCTCCAGTGAAATGGCATTTAACATACATCATGGTGATCGTATTGTACAGTTCTAA
- the rpsL gene encoding 30S ribosomal protein S12 yields MSTINQLVRSPRVRKIVKSSVPALSGCPQRRGVCTRVYTTTPKKPNSALRKVCRVRLTNGYEVTAYIGGEGHNLQEHSVILIRGGRVKDLPGVRYHVVRGSLDCSGVKDRKNGRSKYGVKKLKV; encoded by the coding sequence ATGTCAACTATAAATCAATTAGTTCGATCCCCGAGAGTGAGAAAAATAGTAAAAAGCAGTGTTCCAGCTTTATCGGGATGTCCACAAAGAAGGGGTGTTTGCACTCGAGTATATACTACTACTCCTAAAAAACCAAATTCTGCATTAAGAAAAGTATGTCGAGTTCGGTTAACTAATGGCTATGAAGTAACAGCATATATTGGAGGAGAGGGTCATAATTTACAAGAACATTCAGTTATTTTGATTCGAGGAGGTAGGGTAAAAGATTTACCTGGTGTTAGATATCATGTTGTCAGAGGTTCTTTAGATTGTTCAGGAGTAAAGGATCGTAAAAATGGTCGATCAAAATATGGTGTTAAAAAATTAAAAGTATAA
- the rplC gene encoding 50S ribosomal protein L3, with the protein MIGLIGKKLGMTRIFSDDNVSIPVTVIQVLDNFVTQVKSLNTDKYEAIQLTAGIKKKNKILKSEKGHFLKANVSVGKYLREFRCQKSYQFKRGQKITINIFDNIKTIDITGFSKGKGFSGTVKRWNFSMQDATHGNSLSHRVPGSIGQNQTPGHVFKGKKMSGHLGNARVTIQNLDIIKIDNTKKIILIKGSIPGCSGGTVLLKPSVKRKH; encoded by the coding sequence ATGATTGGTTTAATAGGGAAAAAGTTGGGGATGACTCGTATATTTTCAGATGATAATGTATCTATTCCTGTAACGGTTATACAGGTATTAGATAACTTTGTTACTCAAGTAAAATCGTTAAATACAGATAAATACGAAGCTATTCAATTAACAGCCGGGATTAAAAAGAAAAATAAAATCTTAAAATCTGAAAAGGGTCATTTTTTAAAAGCTAATGTTTCTGTTGGTAAATATTTACGGGAATTTAGATGTCAAAAATCATATCAGTTTAAACGCGGTCAAAAAATAACTATTAATATTTTTGATAATATTAAAACAATAGATATAACCGGATTTTCTAAAGGCAAAGGTTTTTCTGGAACAGTAAAGCGTTGGAATTTTAGCATGCAGGATGCAACTCATGGTAACTCTTTATCTCACCGTGTTCCCGGGTCTATTGGTCAAAACCAAACGCCTGGTCATGTATTTAAAGGGAAAAAAATGTCCGGCCATTTGGGGAATGCGCGTGTTACTATTCAAAATCTGGATATTATTAAAATTGATAATACAAAAAAAATAATTTTAATTAAAGGATCTATTCCAGGTTGTTCGGGGGGGACGGTTTTATTAAAACCTTCTGTAAAAAGGAAACATTAA